The Candidatus Jidaibacter acanthamoeba genomic sequence TTAAGGAGCTATGGTTCTACTAAGCAGTTTATACTTAAATCTACTGAACATAGGAAACATAAGCGATTAAACAATATAATAGAAAACTCGCATCAACCCACTAGGCAAAAAGAGAGACTGATGAGGAAATTTAAGGACCCAGGAGCTACACAGCTATTTTTATCATCATGTGGTCAATTATTAAACTTATTCAAAGTAGGTAGGTATAAGTTTAAAGCAGAAAATTACAGGCAAAAAATGAAAGCAGCTTTTACATTATATAATGATGCTGCCTCTCAATACTGCCATGCTTAATACATAATAAGTTCTTTACCCAATAGCATAATATCTGCCTATATAACTTAAGTTGATGGTGCCGGGATACTAAATTTCTTCCAATAAAAGGTATTAAGCAGCTTTCCTACTTTCCTATAGAATCGGAGCTTAGCATATTTCCTGAAGAACGAATTTCTCTTATTCTATTTACCCATAAACTTACAACTTTATCTACCACGCGCTCTGAAAAGTGAGGATATACTTGAGCATTTGTTGTATCATTATGTTTAAGCTTGGGAT encodes the following:
- a CDS encoding DDE-type integrase/transposase/recombinase, with amino-acid sequence MDSNGEELDIFLQKRRNTKAVKRFFKRLLKRCGFVPRVIITDKLRSYGSTKQFILKSTEHRKHKRLNNIIENSHQPTRQKERLMRKFKDPGATQLFLSSCGQLLNLFKVGRYKFKAENYRQKMKAAFTLYNDAASQYCHA